A genomic region of Anaerobacillus alkaliphilus contains the following coding sequences:
- a CDS encoding DUF4023 domain-containing protein — MNNESTHEFVEKLHENKEKAERNKKRQGKGHPEKKLPNKQH, encoded by the coding sequence ATGAACAACGAAAGTACTCATGAGTTCGTAGAGAAATTACATGAAAATAAAGAAAAAGCAGAGAGAAATAAAAAGCGACAAGGTAAAGGTCATCCGGAAAAAAAGCTTCCTAATAAACAACACTAA